A single window of Pyxicephalus adspersus chromosome 10, UCB_Pads_2.0, whole genome shotgun sequence DNA harbors:
- the TMX2 gene encoding thioredoxin-related transmembrane protein 2 (The sequence of the model RefSeq protein was modified relative to this genomic sequence to represent the inferred CDS: added 83 bases not found in genome assembly) — protein MAVIAPLLALVYAAPGLWRWVSQPYYLLSALLSASFLFIRKIPPVCTALPSQREDGNPCDFDWREVEILMFLSAIVMMKNRRSITIEQHIGNIFMFSKVANTILFFRLDLRMGLLYVTLCLVFLMTCKPPLYMGPEHIKYFNDKTIEEEMQSDRRVTWLVEFFANWSSECQSFAPIYAELSLKYNCAGLKFGKVDIGRYPDVSTKYSVSTSPLSKQLPTLILFQGGKEVLRRPQVDKKGRAVSWSFTQENVIREFNLNELYQKAKKLGKNQEEPHPDSAVAEVDNSPKESKKDQ, from the exons ATGGCGGTGATTGCACCTTTGCTGGCTCTTGTCTATGCGGCCCCTGGCCTATGGCGCTGGGTGTCACAGCCCTACTACCTTCTGTCGGCGCTGCTGTCCGCTTCTTTCCTATTCATCAGAAAGATCCCTCCGGTATGCACCGCGCTGCCCAGCCAGAGAGAGGACGGCAACCCCTGTGACTTTGACTGG AGAGAAGTAGAGATATTGATGTTCCTCAGTGCCATTGTTATGATGAAGAATAGACGAAGCA TTACAATTGAACAGCATATTGGGAACATCTTCATGTTCAGTAAAGTTGCCAATACAATTTTGTTCTTCCGCTTGGACCTCCGTATGGGCCTGCTGTATGTCACTCTGTGCCTAG ATGCAGTCTGATCGTCGGGTCACCTGGCTTGTAGAGTTCTTTGCCAACTGGTCGTCCGAATGCCAATCCTTTGCACCTATCTATGCTGAGCTGTCTTTAAA gTACAACTGTGCTGGCTTGAAATTTGGCAAGGTTGACATAGGCCGGTATCCAGATGTCAGCACAAA GTATAGCGTTAGTACTTCACCGCTTTCCAAGCAACTCCCTACACTCATCCTCTTTCAAGGTGGGAAGGAGGTATTGCGCCGACCACAGGTTGATAAGAAGGGAAGAGCTGTATCCTGGAGTTTCACACAG GAAAATGTGATTCGAGAGTTCAATCTGAATGAACTCTACCAGAAGGCAAAGAAGCTTGGGAAGAACCAAGAAGAGCCCCATCCAGATTCTGCAGTAGCTGAAGTGGATAACTCTCCAAAAGAAAGCAAGAAGGACCAGTAA
- the ZDHHC5 gene encoding palmitoyltransferase ZDHHC5 yields MPAGTVKSFKPSKYIPVTAATVFLVGSTTLFFTFTCPWLSVEVSPGLPAYNAIMFLFVLANFSMATFMDPGIFPRAEEDEDKEDDFRAPLYKTVEVRGVQVRMKWCSTCRFYRPPRCSHCSVCDNCVEEFDHHCPWVNNCIGRRNYRYFFLFLVSLTLHIMSVFICGLFFTLGHPDQLRDIPAIVTISVMCVAGLFFFPVAGLTGFHIVLVSRGRTTNEQVTGKFRGGVNPFSNGCCRNVSHVLCSSPPPRYIKRSNNQSVLSVTPPFLRPEISDSQIGLKILDNGIQSPLQHYQSRSSLELTESQSADAEPPPPPKPDLSRYPGLRGQINLGEREDNSLLNAESPPTPTMYRYRPGFSSGSGGPLPNSKLPRVDSLQDSPVPTSDLSRPPSSRSEPSLEAESCHAPPARSSSLRSAAGTPAQLPSLPSEGTTSTSYKSLNQTQNGSLSYQSLLSPSDETEPETTGYSSPYLSARERLRPACPPPIAPRYGKPRISHHRSGGDSDAAALPLLTLKDESPARSVHSRSNGQATVSPPVSPSRPGGVKTVSGVGGTTYEISV; encoded by the exons ATGCCTGCAGGAACTGTCAAGTCTTTCAAACCCAGCAAGTACATCCCTGTGACCGCTGCAACTGTGTTTCTGGTGGGCTCCACAACCCTCTTCTTCACTTTTAC ATGCCCATGGCTAAGTGTAGAGGTGTCCCCGGGACTTCCTGCTTATAACGCTATCATGTTTCTGTTTGTGTTGGCTAATTTCAGCATGGCCACCTTCATGGATCCTGGAATCTTTCCTCGAG CTGAAGAGGATGAAGACAAAGAAGATGACTTCCGGGCCCCCTTATATAAGACAGTGGAAGTGAGAGGCGTCCAGGTGCGCATGAAGTGGTGTTCAACCTGCCGCTTTTACAGGCCTCCTCGCTGCTCTCACTGCAGTGTTTGTGACAACTGTGTAGAG gaatttgATCACCACTGTCCATGGGTTAATAACTGCATTGGACGCAGAAATTATCGCTACTTCTTCCTCTTCCTGGTGTCCCTCACATTGCACATAATGAGCGTCTTCATCTGTGGCCTTTTCTTTACATTGGGGCATCCAGACCAGCTCAGAGACATCCCAGCAATCGTTAC TATTTCAGTGATGTGTGTGGCTGGCTTGTTCTTCTTCCCTGTGGCAGGACTCACAGGATTTCACATTGTCCTGGTGTCCCGAGGTCGCACTACTAACGAGCAg gtcACCGGAAAGTTCCGTGGTGGAGTGAATCCATTTAGTAATGGGTGCTGTCGAAACGTGAGCCATGTTTTGTGTAGCTCACCCCCACCAAG atataTAAAGCGTAGTAATAATCAGTCTGTTTTGTCAGTAACACCCCCATTTTTACGCCCTGAGATTTCTGATAGTCAGATTGGCCTTAAAATACTGGACAACGGCATACAGAGTCCTCTTCAGCATtaccag TCTCGAAGCAGTTTAGAGCTTACGGAGTCTCAGTCAGCAGATGCAGAGCCACCACCGCCACCAAAGCCTGACCTGAGCCGTTACCCAGGGTTGAGAGGTCAGATAAATCTCGGGGAAAGGGAAG ACAATTCCCTGTTGAATGCAGAGAGTCCCCCTACTCCAACTATGTACAGATATCGGCCAGGATTTAGCAGTGGAAGTGGTGGACCTCTTCCCAATTCTAAG CTTCCTCGTGTGGACAGTCTCCAGGACTCACCTGTGCCCACTTCGGACTTATCTCGCCCTCCCAGTTCTCGCTCAGAACCAAGCCTAGAGGCGGAATCCTGTCACGCACCACCAGCTCGGTCCTCCAGTTTGCGCTCCGCTGCTGGTACTCCGGCTCAGCTTCCCTCTCTCCCGTCAGAAGGGACAACATCCACCTCGTACAAAAGCTTAAACCAGACACAGAATGGAAGTCTTTCTTACCAGAGCCTGCTGAGTCCTTCTGACGAAACAGAACCTGAAACCACAGGGTACTCCTCTCCCTACCTGTCGGCTCGAGAGCGCCTCCGACCTGCCTGTCCTCCACCAATCGCTCCTCGCTACGGCAAGCCGCGAATCTCACACCACCGGTCAGGAGGTGATTCAGATGCAGCAGCTTTACCTTTGTTGACGTTAAA GGATGAGTCTCCTGCAAGGTCGGTGCACTCCCGCAGCAACGGCCAAGCTACTGTCTCCCCCCCAGTTAGCCCTTCGCGCCCAGGAGGTGTAAAAACTGTTTCAGGTGTTGGCGGAACCACATATGAAATATCTgtatga